In Lathyrus oleraceus cultivar Zhongwan6 chromosome 2, CAAS_Psat_ZW6_1.0, whole genome shotgun sequence, the DNA window ATCGCCCTTGCTAATATATTAATCTAGTTATAACATCATTGGTGATCGAATTTCTTTCTTTAAATAGTATATCAATTATTGATGTAATGCTTACAAAATTAAAACGTTGTCTAGACCTATGAAACTCAAAAGCATGATCGGTCAAAGATTGAACGATTAAAACTCTTATAATACTCTATCACTGACAAATATTTCTCGATCTAAGCATCCCTTAAAAGATTTTAATGGTGTGACAATGATCTAAGAGTTTCCAAAGAAATGCAAGGAAAGATAAACATTGAGTAAAAGTATCATAATGTTCAATTAAAAATAAGGAGGGAAATAAGTTTTTATATGCAAGGGAAATCAAAGAGAAAATGCATTGAAAAATAGATatgaaaaaatatattttaacATGATTCAAAACATTTAAAGACTTTTAGAGAGATTTGAATCATGCAACCTTGAAGAATTGAAAAAGTGACACATGACTTGAATTATTTAAAATTGAGATTAAAATCACATGCACTAGAATCTCTTCCAAGTATAGTATTTTAACAACATGACTCCAATCATCGAATTTCCTTAATCAAATCAACAAGAATTGAGGACATAAATAATCATGTGATTTCAATGAAGATTCAAATCACCATATAATGGGATTTGAAGTAGTAAAACCTGAGAATAAAATCAAAATCTGATGAAACAGAGTGATTCAAATGATCAAAAAAACGTGATTATATCATTTATTCTAAAAGTTTAGAATCATATTAAAGAAAAACTTTTAGTAATTCGAAGCACTATATTAAAGAACTCAAATCACATATGGCAGAGTAATGAAAAACTCATTTTAATATAATGTAAGGTTTAAAATTTTGTAAGACCTTTGTTATAAAGATTAGACATCAAAGAAACTATTGAGGATACAAATTACATAATTTATAAGTAGACCAAAGATTGACATCATTCAAAGCAATCTAAATCTAGAATAATACAAACTTAGACTTATGCATTAAAAAAATCATGTCTTCAACGATTAAATGTTCAATCAAGATTCTAAATATAAATTCATCATATTAATTCACTCGATAAACCGCTAGGAAGAGGATTAGCTAGTTCCAGGAATACAATTCAAATACAATTTCACATAAAGAAGATTGCAATTATATTTTTAACTCTATTAGTTGCAGGTGACACATATATAGATATATATGAAGTTTAGGTGTAGAATTTATAAGTTGAAGCATCAGCAATGATATTCCTGAATCCACCAACCGTGGATGCCAGCATAATGCACACACCAATGAATATTGAAGCCTGAAAACACACAAAAAATGAGGATCAATATTATATACTAGCAGGATACATGAATTAATTTCCAAATTGTTACCCAATTGATGAACCAGTTGATGCTAAATCTGTTTGGTTTCTTGATTATTAGCCACATTATACTAGGAAGCTGAAACAATTCATGCACCACACCAGATTAATTATTTTTCTCTGTTTAGAATAAATAAATTCTTGTATGAAACGAAAGAGCCTTACAAAATAGGAAGTAGGAGCGAAACCAAATCCACCAAAGAACCCAAGAAGATCGCCAAAGAAAGGGAATGTAACCCCAATAATAAGTGTAAATGCTGCAACAAAATAAGATGCTGTTACTTAAACATCTGTTATCAACAACAAAATAAGATGCTGTTACTTAAACATCTGTTATCAGCAACAAAATAAGATGCTGTTACTTAAACATCTGTTATCAGCAACAAAATAAGATGCTGTTACTTAAACATCTGTTATCAGCAACAAAATAAGATGCTGTTACTTAAACATCTGTTATCAACAACAAAATAAGATGCTGTTACTTAAACATCTGCTATCAGCAACAAAATAAGATGCTGTTACTTAAACATCTGTTATCAACAACAAAATAAGATGCTGTTACTTAAACATCTGTTATCAGCAACAAAATAAGATGCTGTTACTTAAACATCTGTTATCAACAACAAAATAAGATGCTGTTACTTAAACATCTGTTATCAGATCATATAAGACTCTTTAACAACAACAACCAGTAACATTGAATGATTATGTATTTGGATATCACTCACCTACAAAGGAAGACCTAGCAACAAGTCTGAGAGGCAATCCTGGAGGAAAATTCCAGGTTTTGATCATGGTGTTCTCAATCAAATCAAAAACAGGCATAGCATAAACCTGATAACTACCAACAACATGAATGAATACCATCAAGTTAGCGGAGGCAATGAGCCAAGCAGGTCTTTCTAGTGACATGAGAACATTATCATCAACATCTCTTCCAAAGGCCCAATATCCAATAAGTGCAACTGGGAAATAGCATATTGCATTTATGATATAGGCACCAATAGCACCTTTCCACATTGGTACTTTTGATGGTTTTTCAGGTGTTGATGGAATCGTTGCCTGAATTTCAAGGGCTACTGCATGGCCAGCAAATGCAAATGAAATCTGACCAAGTGCGTTGAAGATTCGGAATATTAAGTCACTCCTGCTTGTTTGCTTGTATGAATAGCTCACATTCTCAATCCTACCTCTCGACAAGCAAGCCACCCACGCTATAGTCGAATAGCTGCACAATACAGATACTCATTATTTGGCGTTTTAAAAGTAACCATCAATCGCTATCATAATCTATTACCAATATTTCAGATTCAACGCGACTCAGTGTCAAACACAAATTGCTATTATATTTGATATTATTCATGTAATGATACATTATTATATATCAGCAGTTTGTTCAGCTAGCTAAGCAACAAAAGAAATCAAATTAACCAGAGCATAGAAGCATCCTAATATTATTCAAGTTTCAACCAAGAACCAAAATTTGAAGTTTCATAAAAATTGAATGACCTCAATGACATGACAGCTGCTGCTAAAGAAACAGAAGCAACAGAGTTGAAATTGGGAAGCTGAGAGAGAAAGAAATGAATGGAACCAAAAATCAAAATCCAGTAGGACTGTTTGAGTTGTGTGCAATTGGTGCATCCAATCTCCATGAACTTCTTTAGACACTTGCCTCCAATGACCATGTACACAATATCACATCCTATTTGAACAATTAGTTGCTGTGGCAGCACAATCCAGGGCCCAAGTTTTGGTCCAAAAGCATGTTTACCAAGATCCACATAGCGATCAAATCGGGTACCCGGAACACACTCATGGAGCTGAATCATTTGCCACATTGTGTTTAAGGTTAGGCTCCATGATAACAACAACATCAAAGTCCCTGGAATCCTGCAAAGCGTAATGCTGAATGACTAATATCCGACTTTATAGATAGAGAGAAAGCATGGTATATGTATATTTTGCATTGAATTTGAATTACCATCCTAGATATGCCATGGCATAGGGAAGGCTGAGAACACCTGCACCTATCATGGCTGTCACAGTGTGGAAAGTTGTGTACCACCATTTTGCATTGCGAGATTTTTTATCAGTCTCTACTTCCTACAACAAGCATACAATATTTAACAACTCTATTAAATTCATAAGTTAAATAATTTAGAAATATTACTTGATTGAAAGGCTTACCTCCTTAGAAGGGGGAGAAGAAGTAGCTGAAACCATTTTTGAATACACACTTGAATTGTTGAGGTAATAATACTATTGTTATCACTTTTGCACTTATATTTTCTGCTAAAGAGGAGAGGACCCTTACTAATAATAACTCAAAATGCAACAACTATTTGTGCGTGTACCTAGTTCAAATTCAGACCACTTACActaaaacaaaaataataataacttGTAGAGTAATGTTCTACTTTATGGAGAATCATTCATTTAATAATACGACTCTATTGGAAACTGTAACACATACGTAGTGCTCCTACAAACTTGTAGTCACATTTTAGATCTCATGTAATATCGTATTTCGCCTTTAGATGTGTGGGACACTAACAAACTTGCTACTTTTATTTAGTGGGTTTGCTTAGGGATTAGAGGATTGAGGATTACATGTAAGCCTCATGTAACAAATGATATCATAAAAGCCTCTCGAGGGTTTTTTGAAATCACCAAACTATAAAATTGTTTTAAATAAGTCACTAACTCTATCAAGTATTTTTCAATTGAGTTCCTTCATTAGTCTATGTGATTTAAATTTGTTAACAATGAGTTAAATGCCACATGACTTATAAGCATCTTATTCTTCATCCATACTTTCTAATGTTccatcttctttttcttttttctttccAAATATTCTTAACTTTATCTTTCAATTACCTATTTAATATAAATTGGATAAAAACACAATATATTTGATAATGGTCAAATGCAGCAACTacattaatatatatatttataatgCGTGTAAACACTTATTTGATAAATTTAAATAAAGATAAAGACTAATTTTACATTAAGCAATCAAATACTGTGTTAAAAAAAAATAAAGTAATGTATAGAGAAAAAAAAGAGGAATACAATCACAACACAAGAATATAACGTAAAAATTCTAAAATCGGAAAAAAAATCATGGTCGTTGTCAATAGACAACCAGAGAATAATATCATGTGAAAATTTTACAACACATAATATACCATCAACTAACTCAATCCCCCAGTACACTCACACTAtccaaaataaatatttaattatatctcaCAACACTATAATACAAGAGTATAAGAGAACAAAAAAAGTCAAATACAAACTTAAAGTGCTTTTGACTGGTACATCTTAGAATGGAGAACTTGAATCCTATATATAGCTTTGGACTCCTTATTCCTTCACAAAACTAAGCGACACGGGACTTCAAAGAACTTGTGAGAATTCAGATCGAACTATAGTCTCGACAAGGGTAGCTTCTTGGTTTGACAAAAGTTTAGCACGTAGTCGAAGTCTGTTCTCATGCTGATCAtgcatgttgtagtcgaagtatgctcAAGCATGCAGTAGTCAAAATTGCTAGGATTGTCAGCATGTCGAATTAGGCCGATTTGTTTAGCCCAATTGTTTAAATTAGCTTGTAGCTTAAATTAGTTTAGTAGTCTATAAATAGACTAGTTCTCTCAGGTTGTTGAGAGGAGTTAGTTGTTGTTATTACCTTGAAATCTTTGAACCCTAATTGAGTAAGTGAATAGTAAAACAATTCTAACCAATCatatttttctccttcttcttACCTCTTCTCCCTGTTTCGTGAAATCCTAATAGAGTTTCTTGTGTTTGATCAAGAAACTCAATCTTTCTCATAGTTTTAATTTGTTCTTGACGGTACTTCGTTACAACAAAGTGGTGCGATGAGCGCGGAGGAGAAGATTATGCtaacaaagtatgagattgagaaattTATCGGTGTGTGATTTCGGTTTGTGGAGCTCGAAGGTGCAAGCCCTACTCGCTCAGCAGGGTTTGTTAGAAGTGTTGAAAGGATCAAAGAAGATGGATGTTGCCCTAATGGAGAAGGAGAAGACGAAGATGATCCAGAAAGCCCACAACGATATTGTATTGAGCCTTGGTGACAAGGTTCTCTGACAGGTTTCAAAGGAGAAAACTACAGCTGGTGTATGGACGAAACTCGAGGGTATGTACATGACAAAATCTTTGGTCAATCGTCTCTACCTGAAGCAAGCTTTATATTCATTTAAGATGAGTGAAAACAAAGTCTTGGCTGAGCAAATAGATATGTTCaacaagttgattcttgatcttgagAATATCGAGGTCAAGATTGATGATAAAGATCAagcgttgttgttgttgtgcgCTTTACCTAAGTCTCGTGCTCATTTCAAAGAAACTTTCTTGTATGAAAGAGATTCATTGACCTTTGAAGATGTTCAATCAACCTCTTATACTCTAAGGATTTGAATGATCGAAAGGAGAAAAAACCATCGACAGTTGCTGAAGGTTTGTCCGTTAAGGGGAAATTCTTAAAGAAAGATGGTAAGCTTGAGAAGAATAAGGGTAAAGTTATACAAAATTCTTATGGTGGTAATTCTCATGATACTAGGTGTTGTCACACAAGAAATGTGTGTCTTGATCGAATGAATAATCATGGTGGAAAGGATAATGGTAATGTAGCCATTGTGCACGATGATTATAAATCATGTGATGTCCTGGTGGTTTCAAGCAACGACTCTAGCAAGGAGTTAATTATGGATTCAGGTTGCacttggcacatgactccaaacaaagacttATTTTAAGAATTAggtgatcaagatggtggatcaGTATTGTTGGGAAACAAAAAAGCCTAAAAAATTGTAGGTATTGGATATGTaagattcaagctccatgatgagtcaataaggttaTTGATTTATGTCAAGTATGTACCTGATCTTAAGAGAAATTTtatttctcttggtgaattcgacaagaaaggatatgtttcCAAAGGAGAGTAAAATATCCTAAAGGTAATGAAGGGTCGAAGTAATTCTTGAGAGGTTGAAGAAACAAGACTTGTATATCCTTGAGGTTTTAGGTGGTTTAGTAGATGTGGCATCCACAAAGCATGTGTTGAAGATTGAGCTATGGTACAAGAGACTTAACCATGTCAGTGAAAGATgcatgtaagaccccaattttgaccctaagatccctcatgatatctcatcatttgcattggctttgggatcaaACCTTGGTATCCTACTCACCTCTTATTCATTGGGGtattgggagatatcaccaagcacattggtttgtatcatactttattttcctttgtttacaaaccaaaataccaaaaatatgtctatgtgtagctttgtttcttttgtaggtagtgtgtgtatccATTTGTCCCCCCaccaagctcatatctagggtttgagaccctcaatgcaagagatcaatTAAGTAAAGGTTCGTATTGGTTCTAATCACtatatatggatccccatgcTCTTTAAttgtcaattttatcaagaattcatcaagagtttgaagcttgtttaccttggaagccctaatccatctaggtatcttgtgtgacttcctcaacaagtttcttcatcaattggcCAAAGATATTTTGGGATACTTCATTATATATCATCTCAAacatatatgattctccatgagccccaaatatcaaaataacttcaagtttgcaagttggttcaaagaggtttACAAGAGAAAGTCAAatggtcaaatctagggttccctagaccctatctcttacaatttttgtcatatgaaaattattccaagataaatgttactctttatgacattccaaacaaatttcatgttgtCATCACGAGCtaatttttcttgtaaagtcattttaTACGGTGAAAGATTgtaggtcattttgtatgtgccctagttaggaggtcaacttctaagaaccataacttgctcaatttttatgatatgaagtccatccaagtttcatgattaattgaAAGATGTATTATACAACTATTCTTCTTTTAGAAATGAaaaattctacttgcaagggcatgtaccaagaagaaacattataggtcattttgggtcatcatcattgaaaaaacaattttcttcaacttctaaaatccatagCTCCCTCATGAAAGATTCAAATAGTGccaaatttgtgaccaaattgaataggattGATGAAATTCTAGatatcagactttagatgtcacacgggttgttatgacatccaattctgcacaggcaagaattatgcagaacttaatagtaagtgcagtaaataacacaagtaattgtttacccagttcagtccaacatgacctacatctgggggctaccaagccagggaggaaatccattatcagtagtattaattcaaagctaaactcacccgtttacaacttgtcacttaatccctacccaatgcaatctcaatcttactctaagatcagagttcctactcactccccctcaatcacctcagtgattactacctttaatcaatattaaagacaacgTTGAAGTCgcacttcaaacaactcttgattgtgcttaacagctttaatcaagatacacaacactcacgcttaaaagctttgagcgacacaacacttacaactcaatgaacaccctataccaaaacaatcatcaacgtgacaatggcttggcttacaagatatgtctaatacaagactcaaaaatacagcagtgaagtatgatggacacacttaatcttcacgcctcaaaatccccaaaactgaatgaaggaacgacttccttttatattgcagtacctgggcttttgcacttgtattctcctgaatttaaggtcacacgagttcccataaattcaatatctaggttactaacaaataggctatttgttaggttcattaaatgtagcttggttgttgatttcctggtttttctctaagctgttgaatccctgaagaatagcctgagaaaaagctgaaacagaaaactgaacaacctacaatatagcatatgctgtcaggaatgaatgtcacgacattcagcttgacatcaaggatcatatgctgagtctgtttttccagaaaacagactgtacaattttgctgacctgtacatgaccaaaatgaccatactacagtaacagcttacattaataaatgtcaaagtatccaatttgacatttacacatttggccttaagttagttctgttatcctcttgaagaacaaactaagaaacatactgaagtgtagcagaacaccactctgtctattattcagtatatactgtccatgatgaatgtcataacatccagtttgacattcatacagtaggccttatgccaaGTCTGGTTCTTCCTtataaccagactgcaaatgaatactgagctctaacagaacaccaactgttctactcctcagtatctgctgacagggatgaatgtcacagtatccagtttgacattcaataaatcctgtattagctaatcctgcagtaactactcaagtgtgtcatgacatcagtcaagacatcagagtacagttagatattctaacctacaattgcagtcacacatacacaccatgtcatgacatcagtcaagacattagaatccagctagtgttttaccatgtaatgcagccaattaaacacctacaaactccccctttggcaaatttttggctaaaacactttgatccccatagcagagttcatagcagcggaatcacacatctagcaggaaataaacctagctaatacactcagagtggcagcacactcacatacatggaagttaaataaaaacttcacaaagcagcacacatacagaggagcagaagttaaatacaaaacttcaacacacatcagctgcaggggaggaatctttgaatctgtcatgaatgtttgttttcacagaccaatctgttgtctggggtatcatcacctgttactccccctttttgtcacaaatgttgccaaagccaacaacataaccagaaaaaaatgacagacttacagacttggttttacttcacagtttcaaccaagttagtacccacttgatcttgcttcacagctttgatcaagtaatcacccacttttgctttactgtaggtacaactatatcagatgccatgactttgtttctgacatccagaaccactcctgcatgaacagcgtccttgaattcctgcaggtgcataggccttctcacgttagggtgtctccttaccctcttgttgccacacttgttgcaagtggtaaagctatgatctgttgaccaatcagaacatagttccaataaatacattccaaacatcagtgattgctataaggtctcagagagacatattcccagtttgccccttaagttttcaaactgagtagcatccagagcctttgtaaatatgtcagccagttgaagtttagtggctacatgttccaaagtaatcaccttgtcttccaccagatctctgatgaagtggtgtctaatgtcaatatgtttggtcctgctgtgttggatgggattcttggagatgttgatggcactgagattatcacagaataatgtcatgacattttgagtgacattgtactcagtgagcatctgtttcatccaaaccagttgggaacaggctcagacccatgtgagtacaacattccatagtcacaagtcccattgatgtacttgagaatccttttgacttggTTCAAGTGGCTCATCTTAGGCTCTGCTTGGTTCAACTGCATAAGagatgtcaggtctacttgcagttagatatagtagactgcctatcatgcttctatacaagcattgatcaacactaggccctccatcatctttggttaacttcagatgagtaggagcaggagtccttttgtgcctagcattatccataccaaacttcttaacgatgtttttggcatacttgctttgggagaggaacatagagtcctccatttggttgacttgcattccaagaaagtaggttagttccccaaccagactcatttcaaactcagattgcatctgttgaacaaaatgtgataccatttgttctgacataccaccaaagactatatcatccacatagatttgagcaatcatgattttgccgtcttcatccttcacaaacaaggttttatctattccaccttttctgtatccatttgaggtcagaaattcggttaacctttcataccatgctctaggtgcttgtttcaacccatacaaggctttcctcaacttgtatacatgcttaggttggttaggatcacagaaccctttaggttgttccacatagacttcttcattcaagtagccatttaagaatgcactcttcacatccatttggaatagtttaaacttcagaatgcatgctacccctaacaacaatctgatggactcaagcctagccacaggagcaaatgtctcatcaaaatcaaccccttcaacttgagtgtatccttgagctactagtcttgctttattcctagtaattactcctttctcatcagatttgtttttgtagatccacttggtaccaatgatgttggtcccttcaggtcttggaactagctcccatacttcattccttttgaactgctcaagttcctcttgcatggcattgatccagtactcgtcagtcagggcttctttcacattctttggttcaaccttggatacaaagcaggaatttgagcttattccccgtgacttggtagtcacaccactattaggatcccctatgataagatccttagggtggtctttctgaattctgatagatggcattttggtggttgcatctacttcacattcaagaggaggttcctgtacttcttcagacttgactggaatgtcagttgaactgtcaaggaatgtttcaacatcctctatgacattgatCCCTTCCTCTTTAccatccacaataacatttatggattccatcaggacattggtcctgtagttgaacactctgtaggctctgctgttagtagagtatcatagaaatataccctcatcacttttgggatccagcttccttctctgttcacgatctgtgagaatgtagcatttacttccaaagatatgaaagtacttcactgtgggttttctgcctttccatatttcatatagagtggaggaggttccttttctcaaggtgactctgttgtggacatagcacgcggtattcattgcttcagcccaaa includes these proteins:
- the LOC127119047 gene encoding lysine histidine transporter-like 6 isoform X1; the encoded protein is MVSATSSPPSKEEVETDKKSRNAKWWYTTFHTVTAMIGAGVLSLPYAMAYLGCITLCRIPGTLMLLLSWSLTLNTMWQMIQLHECVPGTRFDRYVDLGKHAFGPKLGPWIVLPQQLIVQIGCDIVYMVIGGKCLKKFMEIGCTNCTQLKQSYWILIFGSIHFFLSQLPNFNSVASVSLAAAVMSLSYSTIAWVACLSRGRIENVSYSYKQTSRSDLIFRIFNALGQISFAFAGHAVALEIQATIPSTPEKPSKVPMWKGAIGAYIINAICYFPVALIGYWAFGRDVDDNVLMSLERPAWLIASANLMVFIHVVGSYQVYAMPVFDLIENTMIKTWNFPPGLPLRLVARSSFVAFTLIIGVTFPFFGDLLGFFGGFGFAPTSYFLPSIMWLIIKKPNRFSINWFINWASIFIGVCIMLASTVGGFRNIIADASTYKFYT
- the LOC127119047 gene encoding lysine histidine transporter-like 6 isoform X2, with the translated sequence MVSATSSPPSKEEVETDKKSRNAKWWYTTFHTVTAMIGAGVLSLPYAMAYLGWIPGTLMLLLSWSLTLNTMWQMIQLHECVPGTRFDRYVDLGKHAFGPKLGPWIVLPQQLIVQIGCDIVYMVIGGKCLKKFMEIGCTNCTQLKQSYWILIFGSIHFFLSQLPNFNSVASVSLAAAVMSLSYSTIAWVACLSRGRIENVSYSYKQTSRSDLIFRIFNALGQISFAFAGHAVALEIQATIPSTPEKPSKVPMWKGAIGAYIINAICYFPVALIGYWAFGRDVDDNVLMSLERPAWLIASANLMVFIHVVGSYQVYAMPVFDLIENTMIKTWNFPPGLPLRLVARSSFVAFTLIIGVTFPFFGDLLGFFGGFGFAPTSYFLPSIMWLIIKKPNRFSINWFINWASIFIGVCIMLASTVGGFRNIIADASTYKFYT
- the LOC127119047 gene encoding lysine histidine transporter-like 6 isoform X3 codes for the protein MVSATSSPPSKEEVETDKKSRNAKWWYTTFHTVTAMIGAGVLSLPYAMAYLGCITLCRIPGTLMLLLSWSLTLNTMWQMIQLHECVPGTRFDRYVDLGKHAFGPKLGPWIVLPQQLIVQIGCDIVYMVIGGKCLKKFMEIGCTNCTQLKQSYWILIFGSIHFFLSQLPNFNSVASVSLAAAVMSLSYSTIAWVACLSRGRIENVSYSYKQTSRSDLIFRIFNALGQISFAFAGHAVALEIQATIPSTPEKPSKVPMWKGAIGAYIINAICYFPVALIGYWAFGRDVDDNVLMSLERPAWLIASANLMVFIHVVGSYQVYAMPVFDLIENTMIKTWNFPPGLPLRLVARSSFVAFTLIIGVTFPFFGDLLGFFGGFGFAPTSYFASIFIGVCIMLASTVGGFRNIIADASTYKFYT